One window of the Sebastes umbrosus isolate fSebUmb1 chromosome 1, fSebUmb1.pri, whole genome shotgun sequence genome contains the following:
- the cpne1 gene encoding copine-1 isoform X1, whose protein sequence is MAVVIRLQGLPIVAGTMDIRHFFSGLTIPDGGVHIVGGEHGEAFIVFATDEDARLGMMRTGGSIKGSKVSLLLSSKTEMQNMIELSRRRFEAGAGAVETAAPTAGNANRQAGTAPIPTVQPGQGGRSSSHGNQGFGHAPASVTAASSSHEPPSHKAVVSVVPSFPNSYSSAPTISTALASLNAGPPPIPPLPSMPSMPPMPTLPTIPVPPPVSSLPPVPTVSPLSQGPPVPPMSHLSHMSSMPPFNPSLPPPGGMGSGLPLGAPNPMLFNPLSPLASLGLQAHMKAAAAAAAGAGIAHPDELFVLLQNLPFSCSEMEVREFFRGLGVDGARLVRDGQGRPTGRAMVKFFSPQDSFEAVKRGGGMMGQRFIEITPSSERQWASLNDGMIGHAPHNISKLNNSNELQDQHHRRGNAMAGGRDQRGRSRSPHRQEFCVYLKGLPYEADKKQIKEFFNNLAIMEDSVYIAYGPNGRATGEGFLEFKAEQDYKTALGAHMQYMGTRFIQVHPISRKGMLEKIDSIRKREASQGDGKNQDGLKVPRNCAHITNIPYNVSKKDVRAFLEGVGLYEDTLKVLTDSHGNGLGQAIFQLRTEEDARKAERLHRQKLNGRDAFVHLVTFEQMKEIERNPPPQNKRGQRNQNQQNQIQNQHQQAQPSPQQPQINPFAGISGEEFNFLRNTMGNLNSAPFVTPFSAPGNGLAGPPPLPPLAAGLGDVNLGVAPPLVAGLPGAPILEPPGFRPGAAGGAPFSQDGLRGLVPFDNANRKGGGGGQPRGGGANNNQGRPGGGAPGGQQVFTPGTDGLRNQPAPGGSNNPNGQRGAPGPTIVKLQNMPFTVTVDEIMDFFYGYQVLPGSVCLQFSEKGLPTGEAMVAFQNHEEATAAVMDLNDRPIGARKVKISLG, encoded by the coding sequence ATGGCGGTAGTCATCAGGCTGCAGGGTCTGCCCATAGTGGCCGGCACCATGGACATCAGACACTTCTTCTCTGGCCTAACCATCCCTGACGGGGGAGTGCACATCGTGGGGGGTGAGCATGGTGAAGCCTTCATAGTCTTTGCCACTGATGAGGATGCTCGCCTGGGGATGATGCGTACAGGCGGTTCCATTAAGGGCTCCAAAGTGTCCCTGTTGCTTAGCAGCAAGACAGAGATGCAGAACATGATTGAACTCAGCCGCCGCAGGTTTGAGGCTGGGGCGGGCGCTGTGGAGACGGCTGCACCAACAGCAGGAAATGCCAACCGACAAGCAGGCACCGCCCCCATACCCACAGTGCAGCCAGGGCAAGGAGGGAGAAGCAGTAGCCATGGAAACCAAGGTTTCGGCCACGCCCCAGCCTCAGTGACGGCAGCAAGCTCATCTCACGAGCCACCAAGTCACAAGGCAGTGGTCAGTGTGGTGCCCAGCTTCCCCAACAGCTACAGCTCTGCCCCCACAATCAGCACAGCTCTTGCATCGCTCAATGCAGGACCCCCACCCATCCCTCCACTTCCCAGCATGCCTTCCATGCCCCCCATGCCCACGCTGCCCACCATTCCAGTTCCTCCTCCAGTGTCTTCCCTTCCCCCTGTACCTACTGTCTCCCCCCTCTCCCAAGGACCTCCCGTGCCTCCTATGTCCCATCTTTCCCACATGTCCTCCATGCCTCCCTTCAACCCCTCCCTACCTCCCCCAGGAGGAATGGGCTCCGGCCTCCCTCTTGGAGCCCCCAACCCCATGTTGTTCAaccctctctcccctctggcCTCTTTGGGCCTCCAGGCCCATAtgaaagctgctgctgccgcaGCCGCCGGAGCTGGAATAGCCCATCCTGATGAGTTGTTTGTCCTCCTGCAAAATCTCCCGTTCTCCTGCTCAGAGATGGAGGTCAGGGAGTTTTTCCGGGGTCTGGGGGTGGATGGGGCTCGCCTGGTTAGGGATGGGCAGGGTCGGCCAACTGGCAGGGCTATGGTCAAGTTCTTCTCACCCCAGGACAGCTTCGAAGCTGTGAAACGGGGAGGTGGCATGATGGGTCAAAGGTTCATTGAGATCACCCCGAGCTCTGAGCGTCAATGGGCCAGCCTCAATGACGGCATGATAGGCCATGCGCCTCACAATATCAGCAAATTAAATAACAGCAACGAGTTACAGGACCAGCATCATCGCCGTGGTAATGCCATGGCAGGAGGCAGGGACCAGCGAGGAAGGTCACGATCTCCCCACCGTCAGGAGTTCTGTGTCTACCTGAAGGGCCTTCCCTACGAGGCCGACAAGAAACAGATAAAGGAGTTCTTTAACAATTTGGCCATCATGGAGGACAGCGTCTACATCGCCTACGGGCCCAACGGGCGAGCCACAGGAGAGGGCTTCCTTGAGTTCAAAGCAGAACAGGACTACAAGACTGCTCTGGGTGCTCACATGCAGTACATGGGCACCCGCTTCATCCAGGTCCACCCAATCAGCCGGAAAGGAATGCTTGAGAAGATAGACTCCATTCGTAAACGTGAAGCATCACAGGGTGATGGCAAGAACCAGGATGGCTTGAAAGTTCCCAGGAACTGTGCCCACATCACCAACATCCCTTACAATGTCTCCAAGAAGGATGTCCGTGCCTTCCTGGAGGGTGTGGGGCTTTACGAGGACACCCTTAAGGTTCTGACAGATAGCCATGGCAACGGTTTAGGGCAAGCTATCTTCCAGCTGCGCACAGAGGAAGACGCCCGTAAAGCTGAAAGACTGCACCGCCAAAAACTCAACGGCCGCGATGCCTTTGTCCACCTGGTGACCTTTGAGCAGATGAAGGAAATTGAGAGGAATCCTCCTCCTCAGAACAAGAGGGGCCAACgcaaccagaaccagcagaaccaaaTTCAGAACCAGCACCAGCAAGCCCAGCCCAGTCCCCAGCAACCTCAGATTAACCCATTTGCAGGGATTAGTGGGGAGGAATTTAACTTTCTCAGAAACACCATGGGGAACCTCAACAGTGCCCCCTTTGTGACTCCATTCTCAGCCCCAGGAAACGGGCTGGCAggccctcctcctctccctcctctggcAGCAGGGCTGGGGGACGTGAATCTGGGTGTGGCTCCTCCACTTGTTGCTGGTCTTCCCGGAGCTCCGATCCTGGAGCCACCGGGCTTTCGACccggagcagcaggaggagctcCATTCAGCCAGGATGGGCTGAGAGGGTTGGTGCCCTTTGACAATGCCAACagaaaaggaggtggaggaggacagCCGAGAGGGGGAGGGGCTAACAACAACCAAGGACGTCCAGGGGGTGGGGCTCCTGGTGGACAGCAGGTGTTCACTCCAGGAACTGATGGTCTTCGTAACCAGCCGGCCCCCGGAGGATCTAACAATCCCAATGGTCAACGCGGTGCTCCTGGCCCGACAATTGTAAAGCTTCAGAACATGCCGTTCACTGTAACCGTGGACGAGATCATGGACTTCTTCTATGGCTACCAGGTTCTGCCAGGCTCAGTCTGCCTGCAGTTCAGTGAGAAAGGCTTGCCAACTGGCGAGGCCATGGTGGCTTTCCAAAACCACGAGGAGGCCACTGCCGCTGTCATGGACCTCAATGACCGACCTATTGGAGCACGCAAGGTCAAGATAAGCCTGGGTTAA
- the nfs1 gene encoding cysteine desulfurase, mitochondrial, producing MLSPGRTVSSLLLRPVSRLPLWLSSEGRAASSQPKELITPQELDKNEPRPLYMDFQATTPMDPRVLDAMLPYQVNYYGNPHSRTHAYGWESETAMETARKQVADLIGADPREIIFTSGATESNNMAIKGVARFYKMKKRHVITTQTEHKCVLDSCRVLESEGFSITYLPVQSNGLLDLELLEASIRPDTSLLSVMSVNNEIGVKQPIKEIGRICRSKGVFLHTDAAQAVGKIPIDVVDWKVDLMSISGHKIYGPKGVGALYVRRRPRVRLEPLQNGGGQERGLRSGTVPTPLAVGLGAACSISQQELEYDHERISMLANRLIHKLTSELPDVIMNGDPEQRYPGCVNLSFAYVEGESLLMALKDIALSSGSACTSASLEPSYVLRAIGADEDLAHSSIRFGIGRFTTEAEVDYTAEKCITNVSRLREMSPLWEMVQEGVDLKSIKWTQH from the exons AGTTGATAACGCCACAGGAACTGGATAAAAATGAGCCCCGCCCCCTCTACATGGACTTCCAGGCCACCACACCCATG gacCCCCGGGTGCTGGACGCCATGCTGCCCTATCAAGTGAACTACTACGGTAACCCTCACTCCAGGACACACGCTTACGGCTGGGAGAGCGAGACCGCCATGGAGACAGCCAGGAag CAGGTGGCTGATCTGATTGGAGCAGATCCCAGAGAGATCATCTTCACCAGCGGAGCCACAGAGTCCAACAACATGGCCATCAAG GGCGTGGCCAGGTTCTACAAGATGAAGAAGCGCCATGTGATCACCACGCAGACGGAGCATAAATGTGTTCTGGACTCGTGTCGAGTTCTGGAGTCAGAGGGATTCAGCATCACCTACCTGCCAGTCCAGTCGAACGGACTGCTGGACCTGGAG cTGTTGGAGGCCTCCATCCGTCCTGACACCTCTCTGTTGTCGGTGATGTCCGTCAACAACGAGATCGGAGTCAAGCAGCCCATCAAGGAGATtg GTAGGATTTGTCGTTCTAAAGGAGTCTTCCTCCACACTGACGCCGCTCAGGCGGTCGGAAAGATTCCCATCGACGTCGTGGACTGGAAGGTTGACCTGATGTCCATCAGCGGCCACAAGATCTATGGACCCAAAG GTGTGGGTGCTCTGTACGTGCGTCGCCGGCCCAGAGTGCGCTTGGAGCCGCTGCAGAACGGGGGCGGGCAGGAGAGGGGGCTGCGCTCTGGTACCGTCCCCACCCCACTGGCTGTCGGGCTGGGAGCCGCCTGCAGCATATCACAGCAGGAGTTGGAG taTGATCATGAGAGAATATCCATGCTGGCTAATCGTCTGATCCATAAGCTCACGTCTGAGCTTCCTGATGTCATCATGAACGGAGATCCAGAACAACGCTACCCTg GCTGTGTCAACCTGTCCTTTGCCTATGTGGAGGGAGAGAGTCTGTTGATGGCGCTGAAGGATATCGCTCTGTCATCTGGGAG TGCATGTACGTCAGCATCTCTGGAGCCATCATACGTCCTCAGAGCGATCGGAGCAGATGAAGACCTGGCTCACTCTTCCATCAG GTTTGGTATTGGCAGGTTCACCACAGAAGCAGAGGTGGACTATACAGCAGAGAAATGTATCACTAATGTCAGCAGGCTCCGAGAGATGAG tcctTTGTGGGAGATGGTTCAAGAAGGCGTCGATCTGAAGAGCATCAAGTGGACGCAGCACTAA